From the genome of Faecalibacterium prausnitzii:
CTGCTCAGCGAAAGCGAACACGCAGAGGAGCAGTATGTATATGCTTCGGAGATGAAGCTGCTGGGTGCAGTCAGTGCCCAGCGGTTAGATGTTGTTCTGATGGACGAATATGCACGGGACCGACTGTTGGCAGATGATTATTTTCTCGATCTGCGGACACTGGATGCGTCTTTCCATGCACTGTCGGGTCTGAACGCCGGTGGGACCGTGCTGGATATTTCGGACACGCCGTTTGTCAGGCAGGCAGGTTTTTCTGGCAAGGTCTATCTTGGGGTGGTGCAGAATGCACCGCACCCGGAGCGTGCAGCCGCTTACATTCATTATCTGTTCCAGCGGTGATCGTTGGGTTTCACATCAAAAATAAGGAGAAGTATCATGGACATTTTAACGATTGGTGAAGTTTTGATCGACCTGACCCAGACCGGCAAGGATGCGCGCGGCATTCCTCAGTTTGCCGCAAACCCCGGCGGTGCCCCGGCCAATCTGGCGGTGGCTGCTTCCAGACTGGGCGCACAGACCGCCTTTATCGGCAAGGTGGGTGCGGATGCCTTTGGCCGCTACCTGAAAGAGGTTCTGGCAGAAAACAAGGTAGACGTTTCCGGCATGGCGGTGGATGCAGACCACCCCACCACCATGGCGGTGGTCTCGGTGGATGCCACAGGTGAGCGGGATTTCAGCTTCTACCGCAGTGCCAACGCTGACGTGATGCTGTGCAAAGAGGATATTTCGGACGAGGCTCTGAAAGCTGCCAAAATCGTCCACTTCGGTTCTGTCAGCCTCACCGCTGACCCCTCCCGCACTGCCACACTGGACGCTGCTGCTCGTGCCAAAAAGCTGGGTGCTACCATCACCTACGACCCCAATTACCGTGCCAACCTCTGGAAGAACAAAGAGGATGCCATTGCCCAGATGAAAGCACCCCTGCCGCTGGTGGATATTCTGAAAGTATCCGATGAAGAACTGCCTCTGCTCACCGGCACCACCGACTGCGAAAGCGGCACGGCACAACTGGCACAGAACGGCATCCGGCTGATTTTTGTCACCTTGGGTGCAAACGGCGTATTCTACCGCTTTGGGGACAAAACCGGCCATGTGGCAGGTGTTCCCTGCAAGGTGGGCGACACCAACGGCGCAGGCGATACCTTCTTTGGGGCTGCCCTGTCCAAGCTCTGCAAGGAGAAGCTGGACACCCTGACCGTGGACAAGCTGGAAAGCATTCTGGCCTTTGCCAACAAAGCGGCCAGCATCACCACCAGCCGGCATGGTGCTATCCCCGCCATGCCCACCCTTGCAGAAGTGGAGGGCTGAATCATGGCAGCAAAACAGGAATTTGCGTCCCGGTTCGCCAAACATAAAGATGAGCTGGAATGGCTGTTCATGGAACTGTACCACAACCGGGAAGGGCTGGAGGTTCTGGAACAGGAGATGGCAGACGCCTACAACGCCCGCAGTGCCGAGCTGAAAGCGCTGGACAAGGCGCGCTCTGCCGACCCGGAGTGGTACAAGCGGGGCAATATGTTCGGCATGACCATGTACACCGACCTCTTTGCCGGAAATCTGAAAGAACTGGCGAAGAAGCTGCCCTACCTGAAAGAGCAGAAGCTGACCTATCTGCACCTGATGCCCCTTTTGCAGATGCCCCATCCCCACAATGACGGCGGCTATGCGGTGGAGGATTTCGACACCGTAGACCCGGCCCTTGGCACCAACAAGGATCTGGAAAACCTGACCCGTGAACTGCGGAAAGCCGGCATCAGCCTGTGTCTGGATTTTGTCATGAACCACACCGCCAGCACCCACCGCTGGGCGATGGCGGCAAAGGCGGGCGACCCGTGGTTTCAGGCCTATTACCATCTCTATGACGACCGCACCATCCCCGACCAGTACGAGCAGACTGTGCCGCAGGTGTTCCCCAACACTGCACCCGGCAACTTTACATGGTGTGAGGAGATGCACAAGTGGGTGCTGACCACCTTCCACGACTACCAGTGGGATCTGAACTACGGAAACCCGGCGGTGTTCGTGGACATGACCAAGAGCATTCTGCACCTTGCAAATCTCGGTGTGGAAGTGTTCCGCATTGACGCAGTGCCTTATATCTGGAAGCAGCTGGGCACCACCTGCCGCAATCTGCCGCAGGTGCACACCATTGTGCGGATGCTCCGCATGGTGCTGGAATGCGTCTGCCCGGCGGTCATCCTCAAGGGCGAGGTGGTCATGGCACCCAAGGAGCTTGCCGCCTACTTCGGCACACCCGAAAAGCCGGAATGCCACATGCTCTACAACGTGTCCACCATGGTCAACCTGTGGGGTGCCCTTGCCAGCCGGGACACCCGGCTGCTGAAAGCGCAGCTGGATGCCCTCCACGCCCTGCCGGACAACTGCTGGTTCGTGAACTACCTGCGCTGCCACGATGACATCGGCTGGGGTCTGGATGAAGCGGTGGAGAATAAGCTGGGCATCGACCCGCAGAAACACAAGGAATATCTGTACCACTTCTATGAGGGCAATTTCCCCGGCAGCTGGGCAAAGGGCGAGCTGTACAACTACGACCCTGCCACCGGCGATGCCCGGAGCTGCGGCACCACCGCCAGCCTGTGCGGCGTGGAGCAGGCACTGGAAAAGGACGACAAGACCGCACTGGACTACGCGGTGAAGCGCGACCTGCTGCTGCACACTGCCATGGCGTTTTTGCAGGGCTTCCCCATGCTGAACTGCGGCGATGAGATTGCACAACTCAACGGCTGGGATTACAAAAACGACCCCGACCGTGTGGAGGACAGCCGCAACCTGCACCGCACAAAATTCAACTGGGAGGATGCAAAGCAGCGCACCCGGAAGGGCACGCTGCAAAACCAGCTGTGGCAGGGCATGGAGCAGCTGCGCCAAATGCGGGCAGACCCCTGCTTTGCCCCGGATGCGTGGGTGACCACATGGGACAGCCATAACCCCGGCGTGCTGGCGCTGGTGCGCAAGCGCGGCGAGGAGACGCTGGTGGGACTGTTCAACTTTACCGAGTACCCGGCAGGGGCAAGTCTGGACGCTCTGGGCGGTGAATATCACACCCCGGAGGGCACTTCCGTCTGGCTGGCGGATGTGGAGCTGGAGCCGTATCAGGCGCTGCTGGTAAAAAATAAATAAGTAAAACGAGCCCACCTGGTTCTCTCTTTTTCCCAAAGTTTTCCTTATTTTTTCTTGCACCCTGCCGAAATCGGCGTGTTTTCAAAAGCTCGCGTTTGCGCAGCGGAGTGGAGCAATCATAACCTCGCGTGGAAACGCGGGGTATGCAGAACGGCCCCATAGGGGCCACAATACCAGCCGCGCCTAAAGGCGCACAATGAGCGACGTCAACCGCATACTGACGTCGCTCTTACTTTCTCATACTATCCGCAGGTACTTCTGGCGAATCGTCGTCATCGAAGTCAGCTACATTCTTGAACGGATCTTCGTATTCCTTGAAGGAAGAACGTCAAATCTTACGATTTGACGTTCAATATCTGGCGTGCCTCGCGCACTCATATCCGAACTTTTCTCCGCTTTCACGGCTTCCCTGAAAGCGACCGTTTCCGTACCTTCCTTATAATTAAAGGTAATGAGAATCTTATCATCGTAGAGATAGATGGCATTGATGAAGGTATCCACCAGTGCCTGCCGCTGCTCCGGCTGGGTCATATCCAGCTTGCGGAAGCGGAGCAGCCATCGCAATCCAACTTTTTAATCGTTTGCAACATCGTTGGATTGCATATCGCAAAATATGCCAGTCAGAACAGTATTCCAAACTTGCCCTTGCGATTGAACCGGACGAATTCTTCTTTCACCTTCGGCTTAGCCAGCCGCTCCTTGGTGGAGCTGGTCAGGATTCCGGCCTGAATCGCATTGAGCATATTCTGGATACCTGATTCCGCATCCCGGAGCTGCTTCTCATAGAGGGGAAGGTTGGTATTCTCCCGGTCCTGCAGCTCCATGACCTTGGCGATGATGGATTCCATAGCAGCATCGTCCCGGACAAGTTGCATGGTCTGATTGACCACCAAATTTTCCAGCCACTGTTTGCGGACGGTCTTTTTCTTGCAGCCCTTGTGCTTTTTTGCGGTAGCACATTCTCAAAACGGCGGTCGGCATTGATGGTGTACCCGAATGGAATCGCACCACCGGTAAACTTGCCTTTGAGAGCGTTCTCGGTCATGCCGCGCACGACCTTTTCGGACAGGTCAGCCGAGTAGTATTCCGCATAGCCCTCCAGAACAGACTCCAGAATGATGCCCTCCGGGCCAGCCGAAATGACTTCCGTAGCCGATACCAGCTTCACACCATTGCGTTTCAGCTGGGTCTTGTACCGTGCGCTGTCGTAGCGGTTCCGAGCAAAGCGGTCAAGTTTCCAGACGATGATAACATCAAAGATGCCACGTTCACTGTCTTTGATCATCTGTTGGAACTGCGGGCGGTTGTCCGTTTTTGCAGAAACGGCACGATCGATGTAGTGTTTGACCACCGTAAAGCCGTTCTTCTCCGCATAGGCGGTGCATTCCCGGATCTGACCTTCAATGGATTCTTCGCGCTGACTGTCAGTAGAATAGCGGGCATAGATCACGGCGGTCATGGCAGACGCCTCTCTTTATACGTCAATAAACGGTGGAACGTTCTTTCAAAGCAATGTTTCGTATAATGGATATACCACAGTTTTCAACTGAATGCAAGACTTTTTCCAAATATTGCAATTCAACTTTTTAATGCAACAGAAACAGCGTTGGATTGCATATCGCAAAATATGCTGTTTTCATGTTGCACTAATTTCTTGCCTTGCGATAAAAGCCGCCATCATTCTCAGATCGTCCAATTCTGGCTTGCCGACTGCAGATCCACCATGTGGGTATACAGCCCCTTCCGGGCGTACAGCTCTGCCGGGCTGCCCTGTTCGGCCACGATGCCGCCCGACAGCACCACCACCTGATCCGCACCGGCTACAGTGCGCATCCGGTGGGCAATGATCAGCACCGTCTTGTTCCGAATCAGCCGGGAAAGAGCCTCCTGAATGGCAGTTTCGTTTTCCACATCCAAGCTGGCGGTGGCCTCGTCCAGCAGGATGATAGGCGCATCCTTCAGAAAAGCACGGGCGATGGAAATGCGCTGACGCTCGCCGCCGGAAAGGGCGCAGCCGTTCTCGCCGATGTTCGTGTTCCACTTGTCCGGCAGCTTTTCGGCAAATTCCTCGCAGTTTGCCAGCTTTGCCGCCGCAAGGACCTCCTCGTCGGTGGCACCCTTGCGCCCCAGACGAATGTTTTCCAGGATCGTGTTGTCAAACAGCGTCACATCCTGAAACACGATGGAATACAGGCTCATGAGCTTTTCCGGGTCGATTTGGGAAACCTCCATGCCGCCCACGGTGATGCTGCCCTTCTGGTAATCCCAGAACCGTGCTGCCAGCCGGGAAACAGTGGTCTTGCCGCCGCCGGAGGGGCCCACCAGTGCCGTGACCTCGCCCTGCTTTGCGGTAAAGGAAACATCCCGCAGCACCGTCTTGCCAGAGTTATAGGCAAAGCCCACATGGTCGAACACGATATCGCAGCCCTGATTGGTCAGCTGCTCGCTGCCGGTCTGCAGGGAAGCGTCCAGAATCTCATTCATCCGCCCCACATTGGTACGCATGGCGATGACCGCCGCCAGATTCTGCAAAGCCCCCTGCATGGGGTCGTACATCCGGGATGCCGCCATCAGGAACAGAAACAGGGTCAGTACATCGATACTGCCCTGCACCAGCAGCACCGAACCGGTGAGCGCCACCGACGCAATACCCAGCTTGAGCACCATGCCGGCGGAGGACACAAACAGCGCTGTTTCCAGCTCTGCCACAATAGACTGCTTTTCCACTGCCCGAATTTTGTCGGAAAGGCCAGACAGATACCGCTGCTCCGCATTGCTGGCTTTCAGGTCCCGGAGGGTCTCGATGTACTCCTGAATGCCGTCCGCACAGGCCATTTTCGCCGCCATGGTCCTGGCCTGCACCTTATCCTGTACCCGATAGCTGCCCACCACGATGGCAGCGGATACCGGAATGACCCACAGAGCCGCCAGTGCCATCCGCCACTCAAAGGCGAACAGGCTCAGGGCAATGAGCACGGTAGAGATGAGGGAACCGAACAGACCGGGGATGAAGTGGGAGCAGTCCTTTTCCAGTACCTCGCAGTCCGCCATGATGGTGCTGGTCAGGTCGGCAAGATCCCGCTTGCCAAAGAAGGACAAGGGCAGCTTGCGCAGCCGCTCTGCAAGGGTCAGGCGGCGGGTGCCGCTCTCTTTATAGGTGGTAAAATAGGTGCCGTTGTACTGGAACCATGTGGTCAGCAAAATCAGCGCAAAGCAGGCCGCACACCCCAGCAGATAAAAGGCGGTTCTCCCGCTCGCGGAGCCTGCCAGCAGATCTTTTACCAGAAGATACAGCAGCCCGGTGGGCAGCATGAACGCTATGTTTTGGAACGCACAGGCCAGAACGCCCTTTACAAGCCCCTTTGCGCCCTCCGGGGAGCTGGCCGTGGCGTGTTG
Proteins encoded in this window:
- a CDS encoding carbohydrate kinase family protein, which codes for MDILTIGEVLIDLTQTGKDARGIPQFAANPGGAPANLAVAASRLGAQTAFIGKVGADAFGRYLKEVLAENKVDVSGMAVDADHPTTMAVVSVDATGERDFSFYRSANADVMLCKEDISDEALKAAKIVHFGSVSLTADPSRTATLDAAARAKKLGATITYDPNYRANLWKNKEDAIAQMKAPLPLVDILKVSDEELPLLTGTTDCESGTAQLAQNGIRLIFVTLGANGVFYRFGDKTGHVAGVPCKVGDTNGAGDTFFGAALSKLCKEKLDTLTVDKLESILAFANKAASITTSRHGAIPAMPTLAEVEG
- a CDS encoding amylosucrase, producing the protein MAAKQEFASRFAKHKDELEWLFMELYHNREGLEVLEQEMADAYNARSAELKALDKARSADPEWYKRGNMFGMTMYTDLFAGNLKELAKKLPYLKEQKLTYLHLMPLLQMPHPHNDGGYAVEDFDTVDPALGTNKDLENLTRELRKAGISLCLDFVMNHTASTHRWAMAAKAGDPWFQAYYHLYDDRTIPDQYEQTVPQVFPNTAPGNFTWCEEMHKWVLTTFHDYQWDLNYGNPAVFVDMTKSILHLANLGVEVFRIDAVPYIWKQLGTTCRNLPQVHTIVRMLRMVLECVCPAVILKGEVVMAPKELAAYFGTPEKPECHMLYNVSTMVNLWGALASRDTRLLKAQLDALHALPDNCWFVNYLRCHDDIGWGLDEAVENKLGIDPQKHKEYLYHFYEGNFPGSWAKGELYNYDPATGDARSCGTTASLCGVEQALEKDDKTALDYAVKRDLLLHTAMAFLQGFPMLNCGDEIAQLNGWDYKNDPDRVEDSRNLHRTKFNWEDAKQRTRKGTLQNQLWQGMEQLRQMRADPCFAPDAWVTTWDSHNPGVLALVRKRGEETLVGLFNFTEYPAGASLDALGGEYHTPEGTSVWLADVELEPYQALLVKNK
- a CDS encoding recombinase family protein, yielding MTAVIYARYSTDSQREESIEGQIRECTAYAEKNGFTVVKHYIDRAVSAKTDNRPQFQQMIKDSERGIFDVIIVWKLDRFARNRYDSARYKTQLKRNGVKLVSATEVISAGPEGIILESVLEGYAEYYSADLSEKVVRGMTENALKGKFTGGAIPFGYTINADRRFENVLPQKSTRAARKRPSANSGWKIWWSIRPCNLSGTMLLWNPSSPRSWSCRTGRIPTFPSMRSSSGMRNQVSRICSMRFRPES
- a CDS encoding ABC transporter ATP-binding protein encodes the protein MIEKIQHATASSPEGAKGLVKGVLACAFQNIAFMLPTGLLYLLVKDLLAGSASGRTAFYLLGCAACFALILLTTWFQYNGTYFTTYKESGTRRLTLAERLRKLPLSFFGKRDLADLTSTIMADCEVLEKDCSHFIPGLFGSLISTVLIALSLFAFEWRMALAALWVIPVSAAIVVGSYRVQDKVQARTMAAKMACADGIQEYIETLRDLKASNAEQRYLSGLSDKIRAVEKQSIVAELETALFVSSAGMVLKLGIASVALTGSVLLVQGSIDVLTLFLFLMAASRMYDPMQGALQNLAAVIAMRTNVGRMNEILDASLQTGSEQLTNQGCDIVFDHVGFAYNSGKTVLRDVSFTAKQGEVTALVGPSGGGKTTVSRLAARFWDYQKGSITVGGMEVSQIDPEKLMSLYSIVFQDVTLFDNTILENIRLGRKGATDEEVLAAAKLANCEEFAEKLPDKWNTNIGENGCALSGGERQRISIARAFLKDAPIILLDEATASLDVENETAIQEALSRLIRNKTVLIIAHRMRTVAGADQVVVLSGGIVAEQGSPAELYARKGLYTHMVDLQSASQNWTI